A single window of Ananas comosus cultivar F153 linkage group 19, ASM154086v1, whole genome shotgun sequence DNA harbors:
- the LOC109724699 gene encoding protein SMG7 gives MMTVPMDSSPAPSSRELAENLYKKNIELENGLRRSAQSKVPSDPNIWLQMRENYETIILEDHDFSEKHEIEYVLWQLHYRRIEEFRSHINAAVSSGSATSQGVKSNARVDRIKRIRSSFKSFLSEATGFYHDLILKIRAKYGLPLGYFPEGPENQILPIKDEKKVAETKKGLTSCHRCLIYLGDLARYKGLYGEGDSISRDYAAASSYYMQAVSLCPSNGNPHHQLAILASYSGDELAAIYRYFRSLAVDSPFSTARDNLIIAFEKNRQNYSQLPGNLKVPSARTLPARPAGRGRGRGNTRLVAKDTKTETTPVKERENSIPEVFKAFSTRFVRLNGILFTRTSLETFGEIFASVVIDLQELLSSGPEEDLNFGSDAAENALLIVRLIAILIFTVHNVKRESESQSYAEILQRTVLLQNAFTAAFEFVGHILKRCMQLHDAASSFYLPALLVFIEWLACHPDIAASSDNTEEKQSNARSFFWNQCLSFMNKLILTGLASIDIDEDETCFSDMSRYDEGETDNRLALWEDFELRGFLPLRPAQLILDFSRKHAFGSDASTREKGARVQRILAAGRALMNVVQVDQKRIYFDPHSKKFIMGVEPPIYEEVSESVVTKQGSELEGTIDLGAKQSKSQLLFEGEEDEEVIVFKPTVAEKLDSVATSILPPNEFVQPVQMSNAGWPMYSTPFSAPLNNVQMPAISNISSYMNTTEANISQLPPRYVSPDHPKWLIEQRVSLSDELKNLNIIGDGHLAEQKLQRGLSGLHQPLGFAPQVSAMASGPTSAMLTNQIKASELAISSMLDTVVPSGITTDKFAAALPTPPRKNPVSRPVRHNGPPPGFSPVPSKQHENPISNSVTKDPYPQIDDYRWLDGYQPSSAKGMGIENPINHVSYMYPTVTATSSNAYSGSISFPFPGKQVSAVQTEAVDEKQWQDFKLFEQMKPYAEHQLQQMNPQHALLPEQQPGQSLWSGRYFV, from the exons ATGATGACTGTTCCTATGGATAGTTCACCTGCTCCCTCTTCGCGGGAGCTTGCAGAGAACCTTTACAAGAAG AATATCGAATTGGAGAATGGTCTGCGTAGATCAGCCCAGTCAAAAGTTCCTTCGGATCCTAATATATGGCTTCAAATGCGTGAGAACTATGAGACCATCATTCTTGAAGACCATGACTTCTCTGAGAAGCACGAGATAGAGTATGTTCTTTGGCAATTGCACTATAGAAGAATTGAGGAGTTCCGCTCACACATCAATGCTGCAGTTTCCTCCGGTTCTGCTACATCACAAGGCGTCAAAAGCAATGCCCGTGTAGATCGAATTAAGAGGATTCGATCTTCTTTTAAAAGTTTTCTTTCGGAAGCAACAGGATTTTATCATGACCTGATACTGAAAATTAGAGCCAAGTATGGTCTGCCACTGGGCTACTTTCCGGAGGGCCCTGAGAATCAAATTCTTCCAATAAAAGATGAAAAGAAAGTGGCCGAGACAAAGAAAGGGTTGACGTCTTGCCACAGATGTCTGATATATTTGGGAGACCTTGCTCGTTACAAGGGTTTGTATGGAGAAGGCGATTCCATCAGCCGTGACTATGCTGCCGCGTCTAGTTATTATATGCAGGCTGTTTCTCTCTGTCCATCCAACGGCAATCCTCATCATCAG CTTGCAATTTTAGCATCTTATTCTGGAGATGAGCTAGCGGCTATCTATCGATACTTTCGGAGCTTGGCGGTGGATAGTCCTTTTTCAACAGCTAGGGACAACTTGATCATTGCATTTGAGAAG AACCGTCAGAATTATTCTCAGTTGCCCGGTAACCTCAAAGTTCCTTCAGCAAGGACATTGCCTGCACGACCAGCCGGGAGaggcagaggaagaggaaatACAAGGCTTGTGGCAAAAGATACCAAAACAGAAACAACTCCTGTTAAAGAGCGCGAGAATAGTATTCCTGAAGTATTCAAAGCCTTTTCAACTCGTTTTGTTCGACTTAATGGCATCCTCTTCACGAGGACAAG CTTGGAGACATTTGGAGAGATATTCGCCTCAGTAGTCATTGACCTGCAAGAGCTCCTTTCTTCTGGTCCTGAAGAGGATCTTAATTTTGGTTCAGATGCTGCTGAAAATGCCCTTCTTATCGTGAGGCTTATCGCCATCCTCATCTTCACAGTCCATAATGTGAAGAGGGAGTCGGAAAGCCAGTCATATGCTGAGATTTTGCAGCGCACAGTGCTTCTTCAGAATGCATTTACAGCTGCCTTTGAGTTTGTTGGACACATTCTTAAAAGATGTATGCAGCTGCATGATGCTGCATCGAGCTTCTACTTGCCGGCCCTTCTGGTCTTCATTGAATGGCTTGCATGTCATCCGGATATCGCAGCCAGCTCTGATAACACCGAGGAAAAACAATCTAATGCAAGATCATTTTTTTGGAATCAATGCTTATCCTTTATGAACAAGCTTATTCTCACCGGCCTCGCTTCTATTGATATTGATGAGGATGAGACTTGCTTCTCTGACATGAGTAGGTATGATGAGGGTGAAACTGATAATAGGCTTGCATTGTGGGAGGACTTTGAATTGAGAGGATTCTTGCCCTTAAGGCCGGCTcaacttattttggacttttcaAGGAAGCATGCATTTGGGAGTGATGCAAGCACAAGGGAAAAAGGAGCCCGTGTTCAGAGGATTCTGGCGGCTGGTAGGGCTCTTATGAATGTAGTTCAAGTTGATCAAAAGAGGATATACTTTGATCCCCACTCGAAGAAGTTCATAATGGGTGTGGAACCTCCAATTTATGAAGAAGTTTCAGAGTCAGTTGTTACTAAACAAGGGAGTGAACTTGAGGGCACCATCGACCTTGGGGCAAAACAGTCAAAGAGTCAGTTGCTTTTtgaaggagaggaagatgaggaagttATTGTTTTCAAACCTACAGTTGCTGAAAAGCTCGATAGTGTAGCTACTTCCATATTACCTCCTAATGAATTTGTACAGCCTGTCCAAATGTCTAATGCTGGTTGGCCAATGTACAGTACTCCATTTTCTGCTCCTCTGAACAATGTTCAGATGCCAGCTATTTCAAATATCAGTTCTTATATGAACACCACCGAAGCAAATATCTCCCAACTTCCTCCACGTTACGTCAGTCCGGATCATCCTAAATGGTTAATCGAGCAACGGGTTTCCTTATCTGATGAACTGAAGAACTTGAACATCATTGGTGATGGACACTTGGCCGAACAAAAGTTACAGAGAGGCTTGAGTGGGCTTCACCAGCCTCTTGGGTTTGCACCTCAAGTTTCTGCTATGGCTAGTGGGCCTACTTCCGCTATGTTAACTAATCAGATTAAAGCTTCTGAACTGGCTATATCATCTATGCTCGATACTGTGGTGCCGTCAGGTATAACCACTGATAAGTTTGCAGCCGCACTGCCAACACCACCTAGGAAAAATCCTGTCAGCCGTCCCGTTAGGCACAATGGGCCACCTCCGGGGTTCAGCCCTGTTCCGTCGAAACAACATGAGAATCCCATTTCAAATTCAGTTACGAAGGATCCATACCCTCAAATCGATGACTATAGATGGCTGGATGGGTATCAACCATCATCAGCTAAAGGCATGGGGATAGAGAACCCAATCAACCATGTTTCATATATGTATCCAACTGTTACTGCTACTAGTAGTAATGCCTATAGCGGCTCTATCAGCTTCCCTTTTCCTGGGAAGCAGGTCTCTGCTGTTCAGACTGAGGCAGTAGATGAGAAACAGTGGCAAGATTTCAAGCTTTTCGAGCAGATGAAACCATATGCAGAACATCAGCTTCAGCAAATGAATCCACAACACGCTCTGCTGCCGGAGCAGCAGCCAGGGCAATCTCTGTGGTCGGGGAGGTACTTTGTGTGA